Sequence from the Acidobacteriota bacterium genome:
CCTCGAGGACGCCGTCGAGAAGGCCGTCGCGCGGGCGTCGAAGACCGTGAGGAACATGCGCTGGTTCCAGGTCACGGACACGCGCGGCTACATCGAGAAGGGGAAGATCGCGTACTGGCAGGTGACCGTGAAGATCGGCTTCACCCTCGAGCCGGCGTGACGAGGCGCGGAATCCGCGTCGCGACGCTCACCGTGGCGCTGGCGGCCGGGCTCTCGGTCGGGTGCCCGCAGGGGGACGCGCGCACCCGCGAGATCGTCGAGAGGGCCACGGCCGGGCGAGGCGCCTACGAGACGCTCGCGCATCTGACCGACCGGATCGGGCCGCGCCTCTCCGGGTCCGCGGGGCTCGAGAAGGCGGTCGCCTGGACGTCCCAGGAGTTGCGGGCCGCCGGCCTCGACGCCGTCCACACCGAGAAGGTGATGGTGCCGCACTGGGTCCGCGGCGTCGAGACGGGCCGCCTCGTCGCTCCCGTCGATCGCCCTCTCGCGCTGACCGCGCTCGGCGGAAGCGTCGCCACGCCCGCCGACGGGATTGAGGCCGAGGTGATCGAGGCGTCGAGCTTCGACGAGCTGAAGGCCGCGGGGGATCGCGCGAAGGGGAGAATCGTCCTCTACAACAGGCCCATCCTTCCGAACTCCGAGGACCACGGATACGGCTCGGCCGTGAAGCTGCGGA
This genomic interval carries:
- a CDS encoding dodecin domain-containing protein, translating into MTEHVYKAIELTGSSKKSLEDAVEKAVARASKTVRNMRWFQVTDTRGYIEKGKIAYWQVTVKIGFTLEPA